In Paenibacillus larvae subsp. larvae, the following proteins share a genomic window:
- a CDS encoding Gfo/Idh/MocA family protein: MSISFEDAEAMVQAAAENHITLGVIFQNRYNPGSQMVKQALSDGSLGRILGAKCFVTWNRSDEYYSHSDWKGTWDKEGGGVIIDQAIHTLDLLRWFVNDEIEYVDAAISNRAHSRIEVEDSAEGVIKYKNGVVTGFWAVNYYSTDAPVEIEIHCEKGIAKMVADRAIIHYNDGTEMSRDKNPDEVIDYGEGVKQYWGVSHYKQIKEFYSDLSSGKKPFVDGHEAMKTQRMIAAIYQSGRENKRIFF; encoded by the coding sequence ATGAGCATCTCTTTTGAAGATGCCGAAGCGATGGTTCAAGCGGCGGCGGAGAACCATATTACTCTGGGCGTTATATTCCAGAACAGATACAACCCCGGTTCCCAAATGGTAAAACAGGCCCTTAGCGACGGAAGTCTTGGCCGGATACTGGGTGCCAAGTGTTTTGTAACCTGGAACCGGTCCGATGAATATTACAGCCATAGCGACTGGAAAGGAACCTGGGACAAGGAAGGCGGCGGCGTAATCATTGATCAGGCCATTCATACATTGGATTTGCTGCGTTGGTTTGTGAATGACGAGATTGAGTACGTTGACGCTGCCATCAGCAATCGCGCCCATTCCCGGATCGAAGTGGAAGACAGTGCGGAAGGCGTGATCAAATATAAGAACGGAGTTGTAACGGGGTTTTGGGCCGTAAACTATTACTCCACTGATGCACCGGTCGAAATTGAAATTCACTGCGAAAAGGGCATTGCCAAGATGGTTGCAGACCGCGCCATTATTCATTATAACGATGGAACAGAAATGTCCAGGGACAAAAATCCCGATGAAGTGATTGATTACGGGGAAGGTGTAAAACAATACTGGGGTGTAAGCCATTACAAGCAAATCAAGGAGTTTTATTCTGATCTCAGCAGCGGAAAAAAACCATTCGTGGATGGCCATGAAGCTATGAAAACCCAGCGGATGATTGCCGCCATTTACCAATCCGGGCGGGAAAATAAACGCATTTTCTTCTAA
- a CDS encoding Gfo/Idh/MocA family protein, which translates to MYKVGLIGCGNIFPMHAASVGLTPEAELAAVCDVKEERASQAGGRYQVPFYTDYKQMIEKEKLDAVHILTPHYLHPQMAIYAASKGVHVLTENR; encoded by the coding sequence ATGTACAAAGTTGGACTTATTGGTTGCGGAAATATTTTTCCCATGCATGCAGCTTCGGTCGGGCTGACACCGGAAGCTGAACTTGCGGCTGTTTGCGATGTTAAAGAGGAAAGGGCTAGTCAGGCAGGTGGGCGTTATCAGGTTCCATTTTATACAGATTATAAGCAAATGATCGAGAAGGAGAAGCTGGATGCGGTCCATATTTTAACCCCCCACTATCTCCACCCCCAAATGGCTATATATGCCGCAAGCAAAGGGGTACATGTGCTGACAGAAAACCGATGA
- a CDS encoding sodium-dependent transporter — protein sequence MKTSEQWTSKLGFILAAAGSAIGLGAIWKFPYVVGTYGGGAFFLLFVFFTVAIGLPLLLAEFVIGRSSGKEAISAYTSIAPGSFWPWVGKIGIVTCSILLSFYSVVGGWILLYLWKSVTGNLLGTEAGYKGMFEGIIADPLLAIGAQVIFMVLTIVVVARGVQNGIEKTSKYMMPALFLLFLVLIVRAITLPNAMKGVSFFLSPDFTKINGKSILEAMGQSFFSLSVGASVMVTYSSYLDKKESLTRSAVSIVGLCLMISLMAGFAIFPAVFATGIEPTAGPGLLFIVLPSVFEHIPFGGLFLFLFLILFLFATLTSAFSMLEIIVAAVAKGETSQRKKRSWLIGICITAIGVPSALSYGVMQHVTLFGKTVFDLSDYLVSNILLPLGALLIAFFVPYKISKDVLYREFTMGSTKARRWFAAWLLALRYIIPVVIILVFLGLLGLV from the coding sequence ATGAAGACTTCAGAGCAATGGACTTCAAAACTTGGATTTATTCTGGCAGCGGCAGGTTCGGCAATTGGGCTCGGAGCCATTTGGAAATTTCCTTATGTGGTAGGGACATATGGAGGAGGGGCCTTCTTTCTTCTGTTTGTTTTTTTTACGGTAGCCATTGGACTTCCCCTTTTGCTGGCAGAGTTTGTAATTGGGCGTTCCTCCGGGAAGGAAGCCATCTCTGCCTATACATCAATAGCTCCCGGCAGCTTCTGGCCGTGGGTAGGAAAAATCGGGATTGTTACTTGTTCTATTTTACTTTCTTTTTATAGTGTAGTGGGTGGCTGGATTTTACTCTATCTTTGGAAATCCGTTACCGGAAACCTATTGGGTACGGAAGCAGGTTATAAAGGGATGTTTGAAGGTATAATTGCCGATCCGCTCCTTGCAATCGGCGCCCAAGTCATATTCATGGTGCTGACGATCGTTGTAGTGGCACGAGGTGTACAGAATGGCATTGAAAAAACAAGCAAATATATGATGCCAGCTTTATTTTTACTGTTTCTTGTATTGATTGTCCGGGCTATTACTCTTCCGAATGCGATGAAAGGGGTTTCTTTCTTTTTGTCGCCTGATTTTACTAAAATTAACGGAAAATCCATTTTGGAAGCCATGGGGCAATCTTTCTTTTCATTAAGCGTCGGGGCTTCGGTAATGGTAACCTACAGTTCCTATCTGGATAAAAAGGAAAGCCTGACCCGCTCGGCTGTTTCCATTGTCGGGTTGTGTCTGATGATCTCCCTTATGGCGGGATTCGCGATTTTTCCTGCTGTGTTTGCTACCGGAATAGAACCTACGGCTGGACCCGGACTACTTTTCATTGTGCTTCCTTCTGTATTTGAGCACATTCCGTTCGGGGGTTTATTTCTGTTCTTATTCCTGATTCTGTTTTTATTCGCTACCCTTACTTCTGCATTTTCTATGCTGGAGATTATTGTGGCGGCAGTGGCCAAAGGGGAAACGTCCCAAAGAAAAAAAAGGTCATGGCTTATCGGGATTTGTATCACGGCAATTGGCGTGCCGTCTGCTTTATCTTATGGCGTCATGCAGCATGTTACCTTGTTCGGAAAGACTGTGTTCGACCTGTCCGATTATCTGGTCAGCAATATTTTGCTTCCCCTTGGAGCCTTGCTCATTGCGTTTTTCGTCCCGTATAAAATCAGTAAGGATGTTCTTTACCGGGAATTTACAATGGGTTCAACTAAGGCTAGAAGGTGGTTTGCAGCCTGGCTGCTTGCATTAAGATATATTATTCCCGTTGTCATAATCCTTGTGTTCTTAGGGCTTCTTGGACTTGTGTGA